The following are encoded in a window of Aromatoleum petrolei genomic DNA:
- the leuB gene encoding 3-isopropylmalate dehydrogenase, with protein sequence MKICVLPGDGIGPEIMAEAVRVIQALDLKFELEEGLLGGAAVDATGDPYPEATRKLARAADAVLLGAVGGPKWDGLPREQRPERGLLGIRKDLGLFANLRPAILYPELANASTLKPEVVSGLDILIVRELTGDIYFGQPRGIENRDGERYGFNTMHYTESEIRRIGRVAFEAARKRNKRLCSVDKMNVLETTQLWRDVMTELAPEYPDVELTHMLVDNAAMQLVRAPKQFDVMVTGNMFGDILSDEASMLTGSIGMLPSASLDANNKGLYEPSHGSAPDIAGKGVANPLATILSAAMMLRYTFNNEVAAARVETAVKKVLAQGYRTGDIYEPGTTKVGTKQMGDAVLAAL encoded by the coding sequence ATGAAGATTTGCGTTCTGCCGGGCGACGGGATCGGTCCGGAAATCATGGCCGAAGCCGTCCGCGTGATTCAGGCGCTGGACCTGAAGTTCGAACTCGAAGAGGGCCTGCTGGGCGGCGCCGCGGTCGATGCGACCGGCGACCCGTATCCGGAAGCGACGCGCAAGCTCGCGCGCGCAGCCGATGCCGTGCTGCTTGGCGCGGTCGGTGGCCCGAAGTGGGACGGCCTGCCGCGCGAACAGCGTCCGGAGCGTGGCCTGCTCGGCATCCGCAAGGATCTCGGGCTGTTCGCCAACCTGCGTCCGGCGATCCTCTACCCCGAGCTCGCGAACGCCTCCACGCTGAAACCTGAGGTCGTGTCCGGCCTGGACATCCTGATCGTGCGCGAACTGACCGGTGACATCTATTTCGGCCAGCCGCGCGGCATCGAGAATCGTGACGGCGAGCGCTACGGCTTCAACACGATGCACTACACCGAGTCCGAGATCCGTCGCATCGGCCGCGTCGCTTTCGAGGCCGCCCGCAAGCGCAACAAGCGCCTGTGCTCGGTCGACAAGATGAACGTGCTGGAAACGACGCAGCTGTGGCGCGACGTGATGACCGAGCTTGCCCCCGAATATCCGGATGTCGAGCTCACCCACATGCTGGTCGACAACGCCGCGATGCAGCTCGTCCGTGCCCCCAAGCAGTTCGACGTGATGGTGACCGGCAACATGTTCGGGGACATCCTGTCGGATGAGGCCTCGATGCTGACCGGCTCGATCGGGATGTTGCCGTCGGCCTCGCTCGACGCGAACAACAAGGGCCTCTACGAGCCGTCGCACGGCTCGGCGCCCGACATCGCCGGCAAGGGCGTCGCCAACCCGCTCGCGACCATCCTTTCGGCGGCGATGATGCTGCGCTATACGTTCAATAATGAGGTCGCCGCTGCCCGCGTCGAGACGGCCGTGAAGAAGGTGCTCGCTCAGGGGTACCGCACCGGCGACATTTACGAGCCGGGTACGACGAAGGTGGGCACGAAGCAGATGGGCGATGCCGTTCTGGCCGCGCTCTGA
- the leuD gene encoding 3-isopropylmalate dehydratase small subunit, with product MKPFTTLDALAVPLDRANVDTDAIIPKQFLKSIKRSGFGPNLFDEWRYLDHGEPGQDCSGRPQNPEFVLNEARYQGAQILLTRDNFGCGSSREHAPWALEDYGFRVLIGASFADIFFNNCFKNGVLPIVLPAAQVDELFRQCEATEGYRLVVDLAAQTITRPNGARISFDVDPFRKECLLNGWDDIGLTLRHADKIRAFEEKRRADHPYYFA from the coding sequence ATGAAACCGTTTACCACACTCGACGCGCTGGCCGTGCCGCTCGATCGTGCGAACGTCGACACCGACGCGATCATCCCCAAGCAGTTCCTGAAGTCGATCAAGCGCAGCGGCTTCGGCCCGAACCTCTTCGACGAATGGCGTTACCTCGATCATGGCGAACCGGGGCAGGATTGCAGCGGCCGTCCGCAGAATCCGGAATTCGTGCTGAACGAGGCGCGCTACCAGGGCGCACAGATCCTGCTCACCCGTGACAACTTCGGCTGCGGCAGCTCGCGCGAACATGCGCCATGGGCGCTGGAGGATTACGGCTTTCGCGTGCTGATCGGCGCGAGCTTCGCCGACATCTTCTTTAACAACTGCTTCAAGAACGGCGTGCTGCCCATCGTGTTGCCGGCCGCGCAGGTCGATGAGCTATTCCGTCAATGCGAGGCGACCGAGGGATATCGCCTGGTCGTCGACCTGGCGGCGCAGACGATCACCCGTCCGAACGGCGCCCGCATCAGCTTCGACGTGGATCCGTTCCGCAAGGAATGCCTGCTCAACGGCTGGGACGACATCGGCCTGACGCTGCGCCACGCCGACAAGATCCGCGCTTTCGAGGAAAAGCGCCGTGCTGATCACCCCTATTATTTCGCCTGA